The segment TGGGTCAACGGAAATCTGCACACCGTTAACGGTGAAATAGCCTGCCGTCACTGTCCCCAAAGCAGACTTGAGGCTTTGGAGTGTGCCGTTAGGGTCAACAGGTGCGCCGATGCCTAAGGTGTAACCGCTAAAGCCTGAACTGACACGGGTCGCAGTCGCCAGTTGCTTGATGGTGATTTGGTAACTGCCTGCGACGGCATTGGCGTTCGCGGTCGCCCGCATCAGGTCAGGTGCTGAGGAAGTGGCGACGAAGGGCAAGGCTTGTCCTCTGGTGAGGAAAGGCGTGAGGGTACTTTGAAGGTCGGACAACCTTTGCTGGATCTCTTGCCACAGTTCACTTTGCAGGCGCAAGCGGTCGCGTTGCTGCTGCAATTGGGTGATGGGTTGACGGCGGATTTCCAAAAGGGCGTCAACGACTTGGTCAAAGTCAATGCCCGAAATCAACCCCGTAAAGCGAATAGGTGGTGTCGCCACTGCGCTTCGCCTCCGTTTTCAACGCGCATTGGACGGCGCCCTAGGAAAACAGCCCTTCGGCAGGAAAAAGGACCGAGCGGCGGTGGGGTGACCGCCGCTCGGCACGGACGGGGCGGCTACGGCGTCGGGCTGCTCGGGCGTTAGCGCAACAATTGCAAGACCGTCTGCGGGACGGCGTTGGCTTGCGCCAGAGCAGCGACGCCCGTCTGCTGCAAGATTTGCAAGCGGGTCAACTGAATGACCGCTTGCGCCATGTCCACATCGCGGATGCGGCTTTCCGCCGCCGATTGGTTCTCGTTAGCGATGTTGTTGTTGGAGACGATGCGCTCCAAGCGGTTCTGGAAAGCCCCTAAGCGGGCACGCAAGTCAGTGACGAAACTGATGGCTTGGTCAATGGACACGATGGCGTTGGAGGCTGCACCCAGCGTCGCCACGCTTAACCCATTCAGAGTCATCGCGGCTGTATTCACGGTAGCGATGGTGATGGCGACGACCTCGCCCGCATTGGCGCCAACTTGGAAGGTCAGCGGAGTGCTGGCAAAGGAACCGCTCAGCAACTTCTTGGTGTTGAACTGGGTCGTGTTGCCGATGTAATCCAGTTGCGCCAGCAGGTTATCCACTTCCTTTTGGATTTGCGCGCGGTCGGAGTCCGTCAGGTGATCGTTGGCGGCTTGGACTGCCAGTTCCCGCAGGCGTTGCAGGATGCTGTGGACTTCGTTGAGCGCCCCTTCCGCCGTTTGCACCAGCGAAATGCCGTGCTGGGCGTTATCGGTGGCAACTTGCAACCCGCGCACCTGCGTCCGCAGTTTCTCGGAGACCGCCAAGCCAGCGGCGTCGTCCGAGGCGCGGTTGATGCGCAACCCCGACGCCATCTTTTCCAAGACCTTGCTGAGTTCAAAGTCGGTGGCGACGAGGTTGCGGTGGACATTGAGCGCCGACACATTGGTGTTGATGCGCAGACCCATCAAACATCCCTCCTTCGTGGCATGGCGTCTTGGACGCAAGGGCGTTCTTTCTTGCGTCCGATTTCGCTATCGGATTAAAGAGACGCGAACTTTAGAGAAGACTGTGCTTAGAGAAACTGCGCTGTGTTGAATAATGGTTTTGCTCGGAGGGCGGCTCTCTGAGCCGCCGAAGAAAGCAATCGGCGCGTCAAGAGACGCGCCCTCCGAAGGTTGAAGGTTTATTCGGAGGGCGGCTCTCCTGAGCCGCTGAAGAGCAAGCGGCGTGTCCGGAGACACGCCCTCCGAGATGCAGAAGGTTTGTTCGGAGGGCGGCTCTCCTGAGCCGCCGAAGAAAGCAATCGGCGCGTCAAGAGACGCGCCCTCCGAAGGTTGAAGGTTTATTCGGAGGGCGGCTCTCCTGAGCCGCCGAAGAGCAATCGGCGCGTCAAGAGACGCGCCCTCCGAAGGTTGAAGGTTTATTCGGAGGGCGGCTCTCCTGAGCCGCCGCAAAAAAAGGCGTGAAAACCATAAGGGCGCGTCAGGAGACGCGCCCCCCGAGGCATTGCCGAAAGGAAAATTCAACCTAAAGCGAGAAACTGCCTCAATTGGGCAGGAGTTCCCTCAAACCTGCTCCCGTTTAAACCCGCTGCGCACCCGCAAGGTCCATCAACGGTCTAATTTGCGGCGGAGCAGCACGAAAAGGGAAAAATTGCCGCTAAAAATCCGTAAAATTGCCCTTGACAAGCCACCGCCGACAAGGTATGATTTAAGCGAAAATAAGCCAAAGGACGGTGACGGGTGATGGCGTTGGTCGGGCTGGAGCGAGCGTTGGATGTTTTGGTCATGCGGGCGCAAGTGTTGGCAGGCAATTTAGCGAACGCCAGCACACCCGGTTACTTGCGGCGCGATGTGCCTTTTTACGAAGCGATGCGGACAGCGTTGGCAGGGCAACCGTTAAGCCGTGTCCCAACGCGGTTGGACATGACATCGGCGGTGCGGGGCGATGGAAACAACACGACGCCTGAAAAAGAACTGGCGGCTCTTACCGAAACATCCCTGCTTTATCGGACGATTTTGCAGTTGACGGAGAAGGGCTTAGCGCAACTGCAAGCGGCGATTACGGAAGGACGGCGCGTGTGATGTAGCGGGAGGTGTTTGGCGTGTCCGTGTTTCGCGGATTGGACATCAGTGCCAGCGGGATGACGGCTCATCGCTTGTGGCAGGAGGTGGCGGCGGTTAACATCGCCAACGCAGAAACCACCCGCACATCATCGGGAGAACCCTTTCGGCGCAAATTGGTCGTGCTGGTGCAAGACGGTTTGGGCGTGCGGGTGGCGGCGATCACGGATGACCCCGCTCCGTTCCGTTTGGTCTATGACCCCTCCCATCCAGACGCTGACCCCAACGGTTATGTGCGCTTGCCGAACGTCCATCCCGTCTTGGAGATGGTGGATTTGATGGCAGCGACGCGCGGTTATGAAATGAATGCCCAGGCGATGGCGGTGCAGCGCCAAATGTTCCAGCAAACCTTGGATTTGCTGCGATGAACTGAGCAGGGGAGGTTCGCGATATGCCATTGGAATCTGTGCGAGCGTTACAACAGGGGCAAGACCAAGAAGCGATCCGCCCGACGACGCAGGTCGTAAAAGCCTTTACGGAAGCGCTACGGGGGCTTTTGCAAGAGGTGGACGAACAGGACGCGCAAGCCGCTGAACTGAAACGGCGACTGTTGGTCGGCGAGCCGGTGCAATTGCATGAACTGCTACTGGCGGCGGAGAAGGCGCACTTGTCGTTTCAATTACTGCTTTCGGTGCGCAACCGCTTGTTGGAGGCTTACCAGGAGTTGACGCGCACGCCGTTGTAAGTCGCAGACGGTTCTGACCCTTTGTCCGAACGGTGATGGCGCTTGGAGCGGCTGCGGCTTTGGTGGCAAAACCTGCCGTTAGAGCGCAAACGGGTTGCGGTGGCGGTCGGCATTGCAAGCGTCTGCGGGCTTATTCTGTCAATGTCCCTGTTAGGGCGCAAAGAGGCATGGACAACGCTCTACACCCATTTGACGCCTGAGGACTTGACAGCCGCCTCGGTGGAGTTAGCGCGAGCGGGCGTAACCTACCAAACGCGCACAGAGGAAGGGACATTGATGGTGCCTAACGAGCAAGTGGCACTTGCCCGAATGGTGTTGGCGCAGGCGGGGTTGCCCAAAACGGGGGCGTTTCAAGTGAAAGGGTTTGAACTGTTGGATCAAACCTCGTTGACCGCATCGGATTTCTTGCAGCGCACGAATTATTTGCGGGCATTGCAAGGTGAGTTGGCGCGTTCCATCGCCACCTTAGAACCGATCGCCAACGCCCGCGTTCACCTGAATGTCCCTCAACCGACGGTGTTTGAGGAGCGTCGCCAAGAGCCGACCGCTTCCGTCGTCGTTGACCTCAAACCCGGGCGTTCCCTCTCCAAAGAGCAAGCGCAGGCGATCGTCTTCCTCGTGTCACGGGCGATAGAGGGGCTGAAGCCAGAAAATGTCGTCCTTGTGGACACCAGCGGTGATGTGATTTGGGCGGATGGCAGCTCCCCCGAAGCGTTGGAAGGCGCCGGAGACTACCTGCGTCTCCGCTGGCAAGCAGAGAGGGCAATGGAGCAACGCCTGCAGAGCCTGCTGGATCGCACTTTGGGTGCAGGACGGGCGTCTGTGCAAG is part of the bacterium HR17 genome and harbors:
- the hag_1 gene encoding Flagellin yields the protein MGLRINTNVSALNVHRNLVATDFELSKVLEKMASGLRINRASDDAAGLAVSEKLRTQVRGLQVATDNAQHGISLVQTAEGALNEVHSILQRLRELAVQAANDHLTDSDRAQIQKEVDNLLAQLDYIGNTTQFNTKKLLSGSFASTPLTFQVGANAGEVVAITIATVNTAAMTLNGLSVATLGAASNAIVSIDQAISFVTDLRARLGAFQNRLERIVSNNNIANENQSAAESRIRDVDMAQAVIQLTRLQILQQTGVAALAQANAVPQTVLQLLR
- the flgC gene encoding Flagellar basal-body rod protein FlgC, with amino-acid sequence MSVFRGLDISASGMTAHRLWQEVAAVNIANAETTRTSSGEPFRRKLVVLVQDGLGVRVAAITDDPAPFRLVYDPSHPDADPNGYVRLPNVHPVLEMVDLMAATRGYEMNAQAMAVQRQMFQQTLDLLR
- the fliE gene encoding Flagellar hook-basal body complex protein FliE, coding for MPLESVRALQQGQDQEAIRPTTQVVKAFTEALRGLLQEVDEQDAQAAELKRRLLVGEPVQLHELLLAAEKAHLSFQLLLSVRNRLLEAYQELTRTPL